The DNA region CGTGGCCGTCACGACGACGGCCGAGACACCGGTGAGGACCGCGCCGAAGCCGTTGAGCAGCGCCTTCGCGGGCTTGCCAGCCTTGCGCCAGTGGATGACCATGCCGGTCTGGCAGAGCGTGAAGCCGACGAAGACCCCGATCGCGAACAGCGGTACGAGGGTGTTGGTGTCGCCGCCGGAGAACACCAGGAGCCCCGCGCCCGCGACGGCGAGCGCGATGACGCCGTGCCGGTGGACCTGCCGGTCGGCCTTGAGGGCGAAGACGTGCGGCAGGTAGTTGTCCCTGGCCAGGAGGCTCATCAGGACGGGCAGGCCGCCGAAGGACGTGTTGGCGGACAGCGCGAGCAGGATCATCGTGGCGAACTGCACGACGTAGAAGGCCCAGTTGTGGCCGAGGGAGGCGTCCGTGAGCTGGGCGAGGACGGTGACGCCCTCGACCGGCTGGAGGCCGAAGCGGGAGATGAGGACGGACAGGCCGATCAGCATCACGCCGAGCAGCGCGCCGAGCGCCACCTCCGCGTGCTGGGCGCGCTTGACGCGCGGGGCGCGGAACGACGGCACGGCGTTGGCGATGGCCTCCACGCCGGTGAGCGCGGAGCAGCCCGAGGCGAAAGCCTTCAGCAGAAGCAGCGCGCCGACCGAGGTGGCGTTGTCGGAGAGGACCGAGGCATGGCCCTGGGCGGCCTCGGTGGAGACGGGGCCGTCCCGGAACAGGCCGACGGCGACCATCGTGAGGATCGCGCCGACGAACACCGCGGTCGGGGCGATGAACACGCGCGCGGAGTCGACGATGCCGCGCAGGTTGACGGCCGTGATGACGACGAGGACGCCCAGGCACAGCGCGACGCGGTCGCCGTACAGCTCGGGGAAGGCGGAGGTGAGGGCCGCGACGCCCGCCGTCACGGCGACGGCGACGTTCAGGACGTAGTCGAGGACGAGGGAGGCGGCGGCGACCAGGCCGGAGCGGCGGCCCAGGTGCGTCTTCGCGGCGGCGTAGCTGCCGCCGCCGTCGGGGAAGGCGGCGATGACCTGGCGGTAGGAGGCGACGAGCACGGTGAGCAGCGCGGCGATGGCGAGGGTCACCGGCAGCGTGAAGCCGAGCCCGTACCCGCCGGCGGCGGCCAGGACGAGCACGATCGCCTCCGGCCCGTACGCGACCGACGCCATGGCGTCCAGGGACAGCGCGGCCAGGCCCTGGAGAGCGGTCAGGCGATGACGGTCGCCCGGGTCCGCCGCGCCGGTATCGGGAGGTTCCTCGATGGCCGGGGCGTCGGGGCGCTCGGAGACAGTCGTCATGCTGGTGCCTTTCATGCAGGTCAGCCGACGTGGTCAAGTCGGCGGCCATCCCAGCGTCGGCGTGTGCCGGCGACTCGTCCGCACTCCTTGGCGTGTCCTTGATGAGGCGGGCGCACCTCTTGACGACTTGTTGAGGGGGGTCGTCAGCGATGCGTCAAGGTGTGTCGCGGACGTGTATGCAGGACGTCAACGGGGCGGACGGCGCGGGGGCGCCGTCCTACGGTGCGGCACATGGGACATGACTGGACGACTCGGGGCACGCACCACCGGGTCACGGCGCGCGGCCGTGCGCGCGACCTCGTCCGCGGCTTCGCGCGGGACCACGTGCCGCACCCGCGTACGTCGCCCGAGGACGGCGGCGGCGACCTGCCCGCGCCCGGGGGCCGGGACGCGGTGGTGGAGGACCGGGGCCGGGCCGCGGACCTGCGGTCCGCCGTCTTCTGCTCGCTCGCCCTGTTCGCCCTGATCGTGCTGGTCGACTTCGGGGCCGGGACGCTGAGCGCCGTGCGTGCCGGGTTGTGGGCGGGGCTCGCCGTCCTGCTGTACGTCATCCTGTATCCGGCGCGCGTCACGGCGGGGCCCGGCTGGCTCGCCGTGCGGGGGCCGGTGCGGCGCGGGCACGTGTGCCTCGACCTGCTCACCACCGCGCGGGTCAGCGAGACCGTCGCCGCGCGGCTGGTGCTGTGCGACTCGCTCGGCAACCGGGTCGAGTTCGACCCGAAGGTGCTCGCGGAGAATCCGCTGTTGCTGCACCGCCTGGACGCGGGGGCGCGGGCTTCCCGGGCGTCGGGGCTGCTGAGATCCGGATCGGCGGAGCTTTCGCGGCTGCTCACGCGCTTGGACGGCCGGGAGGCCAAGGCCGTGTTCGAGGCGTCGGGCTTGCGGTAGCGCTGCGCTCGCGGGGCGGTGGGGGTCGCGCGCGGGTCCCCTTGACGGGGGCCGGGTGCCGCGCCGCCCCTGCGCCTCGTGCTCAGCCCTTCAGCGCGGCGTAGGTCACCCTCGTCAGCGCCTCCGACGCCGCCCACAGCCGCTCGCCCGCCACGTCGTCGCGGGTCCGGTCGGCTCGTGGGGACGGGGCGGGTGCCCCGCGCCAGGCCAGGAAGCGGGGGGCTCGCGGAGGAGTCCGGGCGCACACCGGGAGCCGTGGCCGCGTACAGCGTGGGCAGGGCGCCGGATTCCGCGGATGGGCCGACGGGGCGGTTGCCGACGGCCATGAACGCCTCCGTGGCACGGCGGCCCGCCATCCGGGGGTCGGCCGACTGGAGGTGCGTCGCGGTGCAGCCGGGGTGCGCGGCGGCGGCGACCACGTCGGCGCCCGACGCGGCCAGACGCCTGGCCGGCTCGTGGACGAACAGCAGGTCGGCGCCCGGCACTTCGGACAGGTGCCGCCGCACGCCGCCCCCACCGCGCTCCGCGCTACGACAGGCGAGCCCCCCGGGCCCCACGGCGAGCCGGTTCGCGGGCCATGACGTCCCCGATCCCGCTGTTGACCCCGGCGACCACGGCGACACGCCCCTCCTGCCCGGGCATGTCACGCGCACCCCGACCCCCCCGCACGCCGTCCGCTGCCCGTCATACGGCTGAGCGTGCGCCTGTCCGCGCGGGCCGTCAGGAGTCAGGCCGCCGCGCCCCCGTCGACCACCAGGTCCGTGCCCACCACCGACGCCGCGTCGTCCGACGCCAGGTAGAGGACGGCCGCGGCGATCTCGGTGGTGTCCGAGACGCGGCCGAGGGGGGACTCGGTGCGCATGCGGGTGGCGCGGTCGGTGGTGGATTCGCCGGGGCGCAGGGACATCGTGGTGGCGGACGGGCCGGGGCTGACGGCGTTGACGCGGACGCCGTCCTGGATGTGGTCCAGGGCCGCGGCCCGGGTGAGCGCGGAGACGGCGGCCTTCGCGGCCA from Streptomyces flavofungini includes:
- a CDS encoding APC family permease, with product MTTVSERPDAPAIEEPPDTGAADPGDRHRLTALQGLAALSLDAMASVAYGPEAIVLVLAAAGGYGLGFTLPVTLAIAALLTVLVASYRQVIAAFPDGGGSYAAAKTHLGRRSGLVAAASLVLDYVLNVAVAVTAGVAALTSAFPELYGDRVALCLGVLVVITAVNLRGIVDSARVFIAPTAVFVGAILTMVAVGLFRDGPVSTEAAQGHASVLSDNATSVGALLLLKAFASGCSALTGVEAIANAVPSFRAPRVKRAQHAEVALGALLGVMLIGLSVLISRFGLQPVEGVTVLAQLTDASLGHNWAFYVVQFATMILLALSANTSFGGLPVLMSLLARDNYLPHVFALKADRQVHRHGVIALAVAGAGLLVFSGGDTNTLVPLFAIGVFVGFTLCQTGMVIHWRKAGKPAKALLNGFGAVLTGVSAVVVTATKFTEGAWLIVLALPAIVAVFEVVHRAYGRIGADLGLGRVPEPPRRDHSLVIVPVSGLSRLTCEALNAAVSLGDEVRAVTVTHDDAEDRAAARSLRRDWELWGPGVDLVELPSAARTVGRPVADYVRKVYQYHPGTRVTVLIPEVEPAHLWQRLLQNQRGAVLAHAVRRDTDAVICRLRFRLAGRK